Genomic window (Candidatus Thermoplasmatota archaeon):
CTTTTTTTGTAGTACATCCACTGAAAAGGAGCATTGACACAAGTGCTATCACGAATGTTGCCGGTAAAAAATATTTTTTTGTTGTATGGAAAAAAATACATCTATTTTTTTGCTGCATAACAAAACCTCATATTTATAATATTTTTTTAGGTTTATATAGTTATTGGTATATTACCTATATTTGATGGAACATAACCAAAATAACAACAATTATTGTAAAAATGTGTAGCTCGCCATCCGATAAATATTTATATATTAAATATAAATTATAATTTTTAAGAGGCATTCTTTATGAAGAAAAAATATTTCCTATCAGTAATAGTAATTTGTGGTCTGTTTTTAACCAGTAGTTATAGTACGATAATCGCACTACCAAAACAAGACGATCATCAACAAATGAACGTCATATGCTCAGAGCCTCAAATAACCGACAGAAATTCCTATTGTTCGCTGACGTTACCTGAAGCAACAACGTATCTTAAGAATCCTGGTAAACCTATCCTTCCAGTTATCATTAAAACATTCGTTTTTCCTATAGGGACAATTTTTTCTGAGATACATTGTACACCAAGGACAATACTCGAAAAAAACCTCGATAAAAAGATTATTTATGCTCAAAAGCCAGTTATTCGAAATACATACACACAAGGTTCAACAGAAGAAGATCAAACAATCTATCAAGATGAACAATACTACCCAGAAACATGGTTTTCTTATTCTCTCGGAGTTGGATTAGAAAAGACTCAGCATGTTACCTACTTAACAATCCAACTGTATCCGATTCGTTATGCACCGAAAACAAACAGTATCCAATACGCAACAAATTTTGATATAAATATTTATGATATCCCGCCAGAACAACCAGCACTCTTCAAAGAAATATATGATTTAATTATCATAGCACCACAACGATTCGAACGAAAACTCCAACGACTCGTCGATCATAAAATTACAATGGGAATATCTGCACGAGTTGTTACCACCGAAGAAATTTATACTACCTTTGAAGGACGAGATCATGCAGAGCAAATAAAATATTTTATACGTTATGCCCTTGAAGGCTACATCCCGAAATGAATCCATAAATTCAGCATAACGTCTCATTTTGCTGTGAGAATCACGCACAGCAAACAGAAAAAATCATAATTCAACAAGCTTTTTTACAGATTTTTTCAACAAAACCAT
Coding sequences:
- a CDS encoding C25 family cysteine peptidase produces the protein MKKKYFLSVIVICGLFLTSSYSTIIALPKQDDHQQMNVICSEPQITDRNSYCSLTLPEATTYLKNPGKPILPVIIKTFVFPIGTIFSEIHCTPRTILEKNLDKKIIYAQKPVIRNTYTQGSTEEDQTIYQDEQYYPETWFSYSLGVGLEKTQHVTYLTIQLYPIRYAPKTNSIQYATNFDINIYDIPPEQPALFKEIYDLIIIAPQRFERKLQRLVDHKITMGISARVVTTEEIYTTFEGRDHAEQIKYFIRYALEGYIPK